A region of Elusimicrobiota bacterium DNA encodes the following proteins:
- a CDS encoding glycosyltransferase family 4 protein, translated as MRVLLNGIPLLSPRSGVGNYVYFLGEALRRVGPEHEWMFHYLTFQSSMVRNLPSASFGKVRRQLRNVPGMYTAYRVALELFFRVNTYRKNIDLYHETNYAPFPFRGPTVVTVYDLSFLYYPETHPKERVKFYERYFYPRLSLIRHFLAISESVKREMVKDLHIAADRITVTPLGLDAQYTPAAPGDVKTVTAKFGLTPGHYIISVGTKEPRKNLKRLLAAYAKLSPSLRERFPLAVVGGAGWLFDDWKTLLSRWGLSNDVKTLGYVPQEHLPVLYSGATLLAYPSLYEGFGLPLLEAMGCGCPVLTSNVSSLPEVVGNAGVQVDPMDVDGLSAAMSRLLDDPAERERLRALGLERAKGFGWDQCAALTLKGYAKAMGPSHPLPVHREPAARGS; from the coding sequence ATGCGCGTTCTTTTAAACGGTATCCCGTTGTTAAGCCCCCGGAGCGGTGTGGGGAATTATGTTTATTTTCTCGGGGAGGCTCTTCGACGGGTGGGCCCGGAACATGAATGGATGTTCCACTATCTCACCTTTCAGTCCTCGATGGTCCGGAATCTGCCGAGCGCGTCTTTCGGGAAAGTGAGAAGACAATTGCGCAATGTCCCGGGAATGTACACGGCCTATCGAGTCGCCCTGGAACTTTTTTTTCGCGTCAACACCTACCGCAAGAACATCGATCTCTATCACGAAACGAATTATGCCCCCTTTCCCTTTCGGGGTCCAACGGTGGTAACGGTCTATGATCTGTCGTTCCTGTATTACCCGGAAACTCATCCGAAAGAGCGGGTCAAGTTTTACGAACGGTACTTTTACCCTCGGCTAAGCCTCATTCGCCATTTTCTCGCCATTTCGGAATCCGTGAAGAGGGAAATGGTGAAAGATCTACATATCGCCGCGGATCGGATCACGGTCACGCCTCTGGGGTTAGACGCCCAATACACGCCCGCCGCGCCTGGGGATGTCAAGACCGTTACGGCGAAATTTGGCCTGACCCCGGGGCATTACATTATCTCTGTTGGAACGAAAGAGCCCCGCAAAAACCTGAAACGGCTCCTCGCGGCCTACGCCAAGCTGTCCCCCTCTTTGCGGGAGCGATTTCCTCTGGCGGTGGTCGGCGGGGCCGGGTGGCTGTTTGACGATTGGAAGACGTTGTTGTCCCGTTGGGGGCTTTCCAACGATGTCAAAACGCTGGGATACGTTCCTCAGGAACACTTGCCCGTTCTCTATTCTGGAGCGACTTTATTGGCCTATCCTTCTTTATACGAAGGCTTCGGCCTTCCGCTCTTGGAAGCGATGGGATGCGGATGCCCGGTCTTGACGTCAAATGTCTCGTCGCTTCCGGAAGTCGTGGGAAACGCGGGGGTTCAAGTGGATCCCATGGACGTTGACGGTCTCTCCGCGGCGATGTCCCGGCTTTTGGACGATCCAGCTGAGAGAGAGCGTTTGCGCGCGCTTGGTTTGGAGAGGGCCAAGGGTTTCGGTTGGGACCAGTGTGCGGCGTTGACGCTGAAAGGGTATGCGAAAGCGATGGGGCCCTCTCATCCCCTTCCGGTCCATCGGGAACCGGCGGCGCGTGGATCATGA
- a CDS encoding capsule biosynthesis protein codes for MESVLAVALTLRKARVEVFLCDGVLPACLDCHNLWFPNPRSFLKKGPQAWLCGSCYPLSERMYRGLGVPVEGLGSWVRPADWESMKSLLQRPSEELRAYHDNGMAVGEHALAGALRYYARATLESEPEGDAVFRKYFEAAFLTARAVRRLLAEKKYDRVVFNHGIYVPQGLIGEAARSLGIPVVNWNPAYRKKCFIFSHGDSYHHTLMAEPTDVWETLSLTEEQDRELDNYLKSRWYGSQDWIWFHENPRFSENDIRRAVGADPSKPWIDLLTNVLWDAQLHYPANAFPNLLDWLFLTIDYFAERPDLQLIIRVHPAEIRGTLPSRQRIVEEVRRRGRPLPPNVFLVGPESPVSTYALMERCDSVLIFGTKTGVELTSQGKPVIVAGEAWIRGKGLTWDARSPSHYRELLDRLPIGAPLPPEQRRRARLYAYHFFFRRMIPLSFMEPRPGDPPYGLGSKFRLMDLGPGADPGLDVVCDGILTGSPFVYHAEAVRGRSAVI; via the coding sequence ATGGAAAGCGTTCTCGCCGTCGCCTTGACGCTTCGCAAGGCTCGGGTGGAGGTGTTTTTGTGTGACGGGGTTTTGCCGGCGTGTTTAGATTGCCACAACTTGTGGTTTCCGAACCCGCGCTCGTTTTTAAAGAAAGGTCCCCAAGCTTGGCTATGCGGAAGTTGTTACCCTCTTTCGGAGCGCATGTACCGAGGTCTGGGCGTGCCGGTGGAGGGTCTGGGTTCCTGGGTTCGGCCGGCGGATTGGGAATCCATGAAGAGCCTCTTGCAGAGGCCCTCGGAAGAACTTCGTGCCTACCACGACAACGGTATGGCGGTGGGAGAACACGCCCTCGCCGGCGCGCTCCGTTATTATGCCCGGGCGACCTTGGAGAGCGAGCCGGAGGGGGACGCGGTTTTTAGGAAATATTTTGAAGCGGCTTTTTTGACGGCGCGGGCGGTCCGTCGTCTTCTGGCGGAAAAAAAGTATGACCGGGTGGTTTTTAACCATGGAATTTATGTGCCTCAAGGATTGATCGGAGAGGCCGCCCGGTCGTTGGGTATTCCCGTGGTCAACTGGAACCCTGCCTATCGAAAGAAGTGTTTTATTTTCAGCCATGGGGACAGTTATCATCACACGTTGATGGCGGAACCCACGGACGTTTGGGAAACCCTGAGCCTAACGGAAGAGCAGGACCGAGAACTGGACAATTATCTAAAGAGCCGGTGGTATGGATCCCAGGATTGGATCTGGTTTCACGAGAATCCCCGCTTTAGTGAGAACGATATTCGGCGGGCCGTAGGCGCCGACCCTTCCAAACCTTGGATCGACCTGTTGACGAACGTATTGTGGGACGCTCAACTGCATTACCCGGCCAACGCCTTCCCCAACCTGTTGGACTGGTTGTTCCTGACGATCGATTATTTCGCCGAACGGCCTGACTTGCAATTAATCATTCGCGTCCATCCCGCGGAAATTCGCGGGACGTTGCCGTCCCGCCAGAGAATTGTGGAAGAAGTTCGACGGAGAGGCCGACCTCTACCCCCCAACGTTTTTTTGGTCGGTCCGGAGAGTCCCGTCAGCACCTACGCGTTGATGGAGCGATGTGATTCGGTTCTGATCTTCGGGACCAAGACGGGTGTTGAGCTGACCAGCCAGGGAAAACCCGTGATCGTGGCCGGAGAGGCCTGGATACGCGGCAAAGGATTGACCTGGGACGCGCGCTCCCCTTCTCATTACCGGGAACTTTTGGACCGATTGCCGATCGGAGCCCCTCTGCCGCCGGAGCAGAGGCGGCGCGCACGACTTTATGCCTATCACTTTTTCTTCCGCCGAATGATTCCGCTCTCGTTCATGGAACCGCGACCCGGGGACCCCCCCTACGGGCTGGGATCGAAATTTCGCCTGATGGACCTCGGCCCGGGCGCCGATCCCGGTTTGGATGTGGTGTGCGATGGGATCTTGACGGGTTCTCCCTTCGTGTATCACGCGGAGGCGGTTCGCGGTCGGTCGGCGGTGATTTAA
- a CDS encoding class I SAM-dependent methyltransferase translates to MKDLFYRIVGRVSNVLDVVRPLMVRFLGGKHRSDGHDKTGLVQGGRPVVLERFPGDVCLVRYGSLAHTLWRAQELTLIDRHRKYFEKPMADFGCGDGSFGAALFSKIDFGIDNDPEALTACAHQKAYENRILGSETTVPLPSGSLGSVLANSVLEHTRQPQASLAEMARLLRPGGFFVMTVPLLGFARHLARYFGWAQSRKVNREYHHYTLVEAETWKQWLALAGFDSVVVKLYQGPSFTFWYRMLRLFGERGMGVIPSLQERIWNQVSPKIIDRVRGSVSGDKDGANLFVVARRA, encoded by the coding sequence GTGAAAGACCTATTCTATCGGATCGTTGGGCGCGTCAGCAATGTTTTGGATGTGGTTCGTCCTCTTATGGTTCGGTTTTTGGGAGGCAAACATCGATCCGATGGGCACGATAAGACAGGGTTGGTTCAGGGCGGTCGACCCGTGGTTCTGGAACGGTTCCCCGGGGACGTCTGCCTGGTCCGTTACGGGAGCCTGGCGCACACCCTCTGGCGGGCTCAGGAACTGACTCTTATTGACCGCCACCGGAAATACTTCGAAAAGCCCATGGCGGATTTTGGGTGCGGGGACGGTTCCTTTGGCGCGGCACTTTTTTCAAAGATTGACTTCGGGATTGACAATGACCCGGAAGCCCTCACGGCGTGCGCCCATCAAAAAGCGTATGAAAACAGAATTTTGGGATCTGAGACGACGGTTCCCCTTCCCTCGGGGTCCCTCGGGAGCGTGCTGGCCAATTCGGTGTTGGAGCACACGCGTCAACCCCAGGCGAGTTTGGCCGAAATGGCTCGGCTCCTCCGCCCCGGCGGTTTCTTCGTCATGACTGTCCCTCTTCTGGGTTTCGCGCGTCATTTGGCCCGATATTTCGGCTGGGCGCAAAGCCGGAAGGTTAATCGGGAGTATCACCATTACACTTTGGTGGAAGCCGAAACCTGGAAGCAATGGCTTGCCTTGGCGGGGTTCGATTCCGTGGTGGTCAAGCTATACCAGGGGCCGTCGTTCACGTTCTGGTATCGCATGCTCCGGTTGTTCGGCGAGCGAGGAATGGGAGTTATCCCTTCGTTACAGGAGCGGATTTGGAATCAGGTCTCTCCAAAAATCATTGATCGCGTTCGAGGTTCGGTGAGTGGGGATAAGGACGGGGCCAATTTATTCGTGGTCGCCCGACGCGCATGA
- a CDS encoding haloacid dehalogenase-like hydrolase translates to MDKPFAVALLWDIDGTLLDTGRAGIFALEDAAREVLETTPDFNGLATAGLTDVEIAVGIVKQSGRPADSTVVDRFLRVYEDRLPGALPRKIGRVLPGVRAILEGIAARKDIFSMLLTGNTRAGARAKLTHYGIDGFFSGGAFSDGFPDRRSIARQALDMVRERQAGFSVEDVYVIGDTPHDVHCGKAIGAHTIAVASGHYGEDALRAFHPWWTIPGLPSPEEFFERVVLRAVRKGGHS, encoded by the coding sequence TTGGATAAACCGTTTGCGGTCGCGCTTTTGTGGGACATCGATGGGACCCTCTTGGACACCGGCCGAGCGGGCATTTTCGCCCTGGAAGACGCGGCGCGGGAAGTGTTGGAAACGACGCCGGATTTTAACGGTTTGGCCACCGCCGGATTGACCGACGTAGAAATTGCGGTTGGAATCGTGAAACAGTCGGGCCGCCCCGCGGATTCGACGGTTGTGGACCGGTTTCTTCGAGTGTATGAAGATCGTCTGCCCGGGGCTCTGCCGCGCAAAATCGGACGGGTGCTCCCGGGTGTCCGGGCCATTTTGGAGGGAATCGCGGCTCGCAAGGATATTTTTTCAATGTTGTTGACGGGCAACACCCGCGCCGGCGCCCGGGCAAAGCTGACCCATTACGGCATTGATGGTTTTTTTAGCGGTGGCGCTTTTTCGGATGGTTTTCCGGACCGCCGCTCCATCGCCCGGCAGGCTCTGGACATGGTACGCGAGCGCCAGGCGGGCTTCAGTGTGGAAGACGTCTACGTTATCGGGGACACGCCGCATGACGTTCATTGCGGGAAAGCGATCGGAGCGCACACCATCGCCGTGGCCTCCGGGCATTACGGAGAGGACGCCTTGCGGGCGTTTCATCCCTGGTGGACGATCCCCGGTTTGCCGTCACCGGAAGAATTTTTCGAACGGGTCGTTCTCCGGGCCGTTCGGAAAGGGGGGCATTCGTGA